From the genome of Hyperolius riggenbachi isolate aHypRig1 chromosome 9, aHypRig1.pri, whole genome shotgun sequence, one region includes:
- the PAPOLA gene encoding poly(A) polymerase alpha isoform X2 yields MPFPIVNQASAQKIFGITSPISLASPKETDCTLTRKLIDTLKPYGVFEEEEELQRRILILGKLNNLVKEWIRDISEQKHLPQAVIENVGGKIFTFGSYRLGVHTKGADIDALCVAPRHVDRSDFFTSFLEKLKLQDEVKDLRAVEEAYVPLIKLSFDGIEIDILFARLALQTIPEDLDLRDDGLLKNLDIRCIRSLNGCRVTDEILHLVPNIDNFRLTLRAIKLWAKRHNIYSNILGFLGGVSWAMLVARTCQLYPNAIASTLVHKFFLVFSKWEWPNPVLLKQPEDCNLNLPVWDPRVNPNDRYHLMPIVTPAYPHQNSTYNVSVSTRMVVVEEFKRGLAITDEILCGKADWSKLFEAPNFFQKYKHYIILLASAPTEKQHLAWIGLVESKIRILVGSLEKNEFITLAHVNPQSFPAPIENSEKEKFRTMWVIGLVFKKMENSENLSVDLTFDIQSFTDTVYRQAINSKMFEVDMKIAAMHVKRKQLHQLLPMHVLPRKKKHSLDSVKMSLNENSLELSVDSDNSMSVPSPTSANKTNPLSSSGVSQGRSSPSTPVSSSITNIFSDSSVQSPNNSMDSSRGNLHEGIPADTAMQPAVCSTPKPVVSRVVTPTRLVNQLPKIPSPITGVKRPSSPPKEETLKKSKTEEDDTNDCAAADSSVESNETENTKENVDGLSSSPVPGALPSVERSASTDLSDIPTLPANPIPVIKNSIKLRLNR; encoded by the exons aattttAATTTTGGGAAAGCTGAACAACTTGGTTAAAGAATGGATTCGTGATATAAGTGAACAGAAG CACCTCCCTCAAGCTGTGATCGAGAATGTCGGAGGCAAAATATTTACTTTTGGATCTTACCGATTGGGTGTCCACACAAAAG GTGCTGATATTGATGCGCTGTGTGTGGCACCAAGGCATGTCGACAGGAGCGATTTCTTTACTTCCTTTTTAGAGAAGCTCAAGCTCCAGGATGAAGTGAAGGACCTACGT GCTGTCGAAGAAGCATATGTGCCGTTGATCAAACTATCCTTTGATGGGATAGAG attgatATTTTGTTTGCAAGACTTGCCCTTCAGACTATTCCTGAGGACTTGGACCTGCGTGACGATGGCCTGCTGAAGAATTTGGACATAAGATGTATAAGGAGCCTTAATG GTTGTCGAGTAACAGATGAAATCCTCCATTTAGTTCCGAATATCGATAACTTCCGACTGACTTTGAGAGCGATTAAACTTTGGGCCAAGC GTCATAACATATATTCCAACATACTAGGGTTTCTTGGCGGCGTTTCTTGGGCCATGTTGGTGGCAAGAACTTGTCAACTGTATCCAAACGCTATTGCCTCAACTCTCGTCCATAAGTTTTTCCTGGTTTTCTCCAAATG GGAATGGCCCAATCCAGTATTGCTGAAGCAGCCAGAGGACTGCAATCTGAACTTGCCTGTATGGGATCCCAGG gtgaacCCCAATGATCGTTACCATCTGATGCCCATAGTTACTCCGGCTTACCCACACCAAAATTCTACATATAATGTGTCGGTTTCTACTAGAATGGTCGTGGTGGAAGAGTTCAAGCGag GACTGGCCATTACTGACGAGATCTTATGTGGGAAGGCGGATTGGTCAAAGCTTTTCGAAGCCCCCAACTTCTTTCAAAAGTACAA GCATTACATAATCCTTCTGGCAAGTGCACCTACTGAAAAACAACACTTGGCATG GATCGGTTTGGTAGAGTCAAAGATCCGCATACTTGTTGGAAGTCTGGAGAAGAATGAATTCATCACCTTGGCTCATGTTAACCCTCAGTCATTCCCAGCGCccattgaaaactctgaaaa GGAAAAATTCCGGACTATGTGGGTCATTGGACTCGTATTTAAAAAGATGGAAAACTCTGAAAACTTGAGCGTCGACCTGACATTTGATATCCAGTCCTTCACAGATACAG TTTATAGACAAGCTATAAACAGCAAGATGTTTGAGGTGGATATGAAGATTGCAGCAATGCACGTAAAAAGAAAACAGCTTCATCAGCTACTTCCTATGCATGTGCTCCCTAGGAAGAAGAAG catTCTTTGGATAGCGTAAAGATGTCGCTGAACGAgaacagcctggagctgtcagtggaCAGTGACAATAGTATGTCCGTGCCTTCTCCCACTAGCGCCAACAAGACGAACCCACTGAGCTCATCTGGAGTTTCTCAGGG AAGAAGCAGTCCATCAACACCTGTCAGTTCATCTATAACAAACATATTTTCGGATAGCTCTGTGCAGTCCCCCAATAATTCCATGGACTCATCACGGG GTAATCTGCACGAAGGCATTCCTGCTGACACTGCCATGCAGCCAGCGGTTTGTTCCACTCCCAAGCCGGTGGTGTCTCGAGTGGTTACGCCTACCAGACTGGTCAACCAACTTCCAAAGATTCCAAGTCCGATAACTGGCGTGAAGCGGCCATCCTCACCGCCAAAGGAGGAAACTCTAAAAAAGAGCAAAACTGAAGAG GATGACACCAATGACTGCGCTGCTGCAGACTCATCAGTCGAGTCAAATGAAACGGAAAACACAAAG GAAAATGTGGATGGGCTGTCTTCATCTCCTGTACCTGGCGCTCTGCCTTCTGTAGAG CGATCGGCCAGCACGGACCTGTCAGATATCCCAACTTTACCGGCAAATCCAATCCCAGTCATCAAGAATTCTATAAAACTCAGACTAAACCGATAA